The following proteins come from a genomic window of Methanocalculus alkaliphilus:
- a CDS encoding AAA family ATPase: MLKLKQLNIKNCRGIRDGPNLVFETGGLLLCGDNGTGKSSYIDAIEKILTEKCSSLDSGTQGLSWKKHGTHIKHKGNPEIELIITDGNSDYHISNKQDPDKYPKKVQDFLDSAHNHPFILHRKTLLDFVDAKPGDRYKAIEGFLQLDDFKLFEQKVKALIDDSNAKYRDAFNRYQENVRALQVRLDLPTDTPADAETCIKKVNQQLLSIDIPSLTSLGEIPDRVQKIEHNLDNLNFDEKLHEWSISLTILDGVQNTEVIVSAGQIFSESRKKLLAKQTEMKGNFYAEVLEVGLKWIQEDSLDRCPLCDSEINADDIALYVEKQFQDNNEIITLKDDQNQKKQTFLSIIKTNRSVLIKFKESLPEGHDPKQFEKMDLLIETYKQLILTHSEENQPEKIDDDLRSLSKISPDDIIKDLKTKITAICRNFSDNERYGKLFNAKTSLEAIETHQKNLNLCECELVHYKESSDQIQLLLKHAEQARKNTVQKLMNTIGDFADKYYQKIHPDEAIGKPQLEITERGTGSIKLISTFFGKEDDPRGLYSEGHIDTLGLCLFLAITQVQQQQNQEFALLILDDVLHSVDGNHRRRTAELIFQEFKDYQIIITTHDRLWFEDLKKISRSNGSQKKFKEYHITRWTLDSGPVFGDHLSDYEWLVSEECNKAQPSDIVSKAGRLLEQCLQNLCDSLTISVPFKIRGDYTIDPLWNAFNSRAKKQKDFYEHAKNCLESIELLRSQRNLVGAHYNEWAMSLTTEEAKEFAQSVIDLRKSVYCDACNQFIMKIPQIEGVWACKRECMKYKEK; this comes from the coding sequence ATGTTAAAGCTGAAACAACTCAACATTAAAAATTGTCGTGGGATTCGGGATGGTCCTAACCTTGTTTTTGAGACTGGAGGGTTGCTATTATGTGGAGACAATGGTACAGGCAAGAGTTCTTACATAGATGCCATTGAAAAAATTCTGACTGAAAAATGTTCATCTTTGGATTCAGGAACCCAGGGACTCTCTTGGAAAAAACATGGGACTCATATAAAACATAAAGGGAATCCCGAAATTGAACTTATTATCACTGATGGAAACTCAGATTATCATATCAGTAATAAACAGGATCCTGATAAATATCCGAAAAAAGTGCAAGATTTTTTAGACTCTGCCCATAATCACCCCTTTATTCTTCACCGGAAAACATTGCTAGATTTCGTTGATGCAAAACCCGGAGACAGATATAAGGCAATTGAAGGTTTTTTGCAATTAGATGATTTTAAGCTATTTGAACAAAAAGTGAAAGCATTAATTGATGACAGCAATGCGAAATATCGTGATGCATTTAATAGATATCAGGAAAATGTTCGTGCATTACAAGTACGTTTGGATTTACCAACAGATACCCCGGCCGATGCAGAAACCTGCATCAAAAAGGTAAATCAACAATTACTCTCTATCGATATACCGTCCCTCACATCTCTCGGAGAAATACCCGACCGTGTGCAAAAAATTGAACATAATCTCGATAATTTAAATTTTGATGAAAAGCTCCACGAGTGGTCAATTTCACTTACAATTCTTGATGGTGTGCAGAATACCGAAGTTATAGTTTCAGCAGGCCAAATTTTCTCTGAAAGTCGAAAAAAATTGTTAGCGAAGCAAACTGAAATGAAGGGCAATTTTTATGCTGAAGTCCTTGAGGTGGGATTAAAATGGATCCAAGAGGATTCACTTGATCGCTGTCCTCTATGTGACAGCGAAATAAATGCTGATGATATTGCTCTTTATGTGGAGAAACAATTCCAGGATAATAATGAGATTATTACTCTCAAAGACGATCAAAACCAAAAAAAACAGACGTTTCTCTCCATCATAAAAACCAACAGGAGTGTCCTAATTAAATTCAAGGAGAGTTTACCGGAGGGTCATGATCCGAAGCAGTTTGAAAAAATGGATCTCCTGATTGAGACCTACAAACAACTCATACTGACTCATAGCGAAGAAAACCAGCCAGAAAAAATTGACGATGATCTTAGATCCCTAAGTAAAATTAGCCCTGATGATATTATTAAAGACCTAAAAACGAAAATTACAGCGATTTGTAGAAATTTTTCTGATAATGAGCGGTATGGCAAATTGTTTAATGCTAAAACTAGCCTGGAAGCTATAGAAACACACCAAAAAAATCTCAATTTATGTGAATGTGAATTGGTTCACTATAAAGAATCGAGTGATCAAATACAACTACTGTTAAAGCATGCGGAACAGGCGCGAAAAAATACTGTTCAGAAATTAATGAATACTATTGGTGATTTCGCTGATAAATATTATCAGAAAATTCATCCAGATGAAGCGATTGGCAAACCTCAACTGGAAATAACAGAACGTGGAACTGGAAGTATCAAATTAATTAGCACATTTTTTGGGAAAGAAGATGACCCACGAGGGCTTTATAGCGAAGGTCATATTGATACACTCGGCCTTTGCCTTTTCCTCGCAATAACTCAAGTGCAGCAACAACAGAATCAGGAATTTGCTCTATTGATTCTCGATGATGTTCTTCATAGTGTAGATGGCAATCACCGCAGAAGGACCGCGGAATTAATATTTCAGGAGTTTAAGGATTATCAAATTATCATTACAACTCATGATCGTTTATGGTTTGAGGATTTAAAGAAGATTTCTCGTTCAAATGGGAGTCAAAAAAAATTCAAAGAATACCATATTACACGATGGACGTTAGATAGCGGTCCGGTTTTTGGCGATCATCTTTCGGACTATGAATGGTTGGTATCTGAAGAGTGTAACAAGGCGCAACCCTCCGATATTGTGAGTAAAGCCGGACGATTGCTTGAACAGTGTCTGCAGAACCTATGTGATTCTCTAACCATTAGTGTTCCATTTAAAATTCGAGGTGACTACACAATTGATCCTCTTTGGAATGCTTTTAATTCACGGGCAAAAAAACAGAAAGATTTCTACGAACATGCAAAAAATTGTCTTGAATCTATAGAATTGTTACGTTCACAGAGAAATTTAGTCGGCGCTCATTATAATGAATGGGCAATGAGCCTTACTACTGAAGAAGCTAAAGAATTTGCCCAATCTGTAATTGATTTGAGAAAAAGCGTTTATTGTGATGCTTGTAATCAATTCATTATGAAAATCCCTCAAATTGAGGGAGTGTGGGCGTGTAAGAGAGAATGTATGAAATATAAAGAAAAGTAA
- a CDS encoding dodecin family protein, which produces MSKTLVPTVAKVIEIIGSSPISWEDAAHNAVKEASKTIHNIKGVYLKECTAKVADNKIVEYRSNVKITFIVDRKD; this is translated from the coding sequence ATGTCCAAAACACTCGTACCCACGGTGGCAAAAGTCATAGAGATCATTGGCAGTTCGCCCATAAGCTGGGAAGATGCGGCTCACAATGCCGTAAAGGAAGCCTCAAAGACTATCCATAACATCAAAGGGGTCTACTTAAAGGAATGCACCGCTAAAGTAGCGGATAACAAAATTGTGGAATACAGGTCAAATGTTAAAATCACATTTATAGTGGACAGAAAAGACTGA
- a CDS encoding M48 metallopeptidase family protein, with the protein MKQNKKEQFKGRVRDWAEKLEIEIHIIAIRPMKRKWASCSTSGILTFDTNVLDLNPELQDYIVVHELLHFKIPNHGKLWKCLMRAHLGDYEKQEDELKEIFTAWKMAAAQVSNEA; encoded by the coding sequence ATGAAACAGAATAAAAAAGAGCAGTTCAAGGGGCGTGTAAGAGATTGGGCGGAGAAGCTTGAGATTGAGATTCACATTATCGCTATTCGTCCGATGAAGAGGAAATGGGCCTCATGCTCCACCTCAGGTATTTTAACCTTTGACACAAATGTGCTGGATCTTAATCCTGAACTTCAGGATTATATTGTAGTGCATGAGTTACTGCATTTTAAGATACCTAATCATGGAAAACTCTGGAAATGCCTAATGCGAGCTCATCTTGGGGATTATGAGAAACAAGAAGATGAGCTTAAAGAAATATTTACGGCTTGGAAAATGGCAGCGGCCCAGGTTTCAAATGAAGCTTAA
- a CDS encoding ATP-binding protein, translating into MRRFIYDTLLTWKESKDRKPVIIEGIRQCGKTWILKHFGETEFSDVAYFNFEYDSRLQTVFEGDLNVSRIIKDLGILRNKSIQPGTTLLILDEIQICPRAITSLKYFCENLPDLHVAAAGSLLGVAVAQMGNNVSFPVGKVQMLKMYPLSFPEFLISRDEELLFEYLNELSPDERVPDAFTGKLEEAYREYLITGGMPEVVSSWVQNHDIGVVESLQSEILSNYEKDFVKYASASEFPKLTLIWNAIPAQLAKDNQKFIFSHVKQGMRARDLEDSIQWLISAGLIYKVEKIERPYIPIPTYGDSTCFKIYFSDVGLLRRMSRFPADVVFDTSSLTADMRGMLTENFVLTELIANGFHRPYFWKSGGMAEVDYVIQEGVDVIPIEVKSARRTRSRSLTEYRKKYSPRIALRTSLRNIARHSDEHGEVLEIPLYLIWRLKAYLS; encoded by the coding sequence ATGAGGCGGTTCATCTACGATACATTACTCACATGGAAAGAGAGTAAAGATCGTAAGCCGGTGATTATTGAAGGAATTCGCCAGTGCGGAAAGACCTGGATATTAAAGCATTTTGGCGAGACGGAATTCAGCGATGTCGCATATTTCAACTTCGAATATGACAGCCGGCTCCAAACGGTATTCGAGGGCGACCTGAATGTATCGAGGATTATCAAAGACCTTGGCATTCTGAGGAACAAATCCATCCAGCCCGGAACAACCCTCCTCATCTTAGACGAGATTCAGATCTGCCCCCGTGCAATAACATCTCTGAAATATTTCTGCGAAAACCTGCCGGACCTCCATGTTGCTGCTGCCGGCTCCTTGTTGGGAGTGGCTGTTGCCCAGATGGGAAATAATGTCTCATTTCCGGTTGGCAAGGTGCAGATGCTGAAGATGTACCCCCTGAGTTTCCCGGAGTTTCTTATTTCAAGGGACGAAGAGCTCCTCTTTGAGTACCTGAATGAGTTATCACCGGATGAACGGGTGCCGGATGCCTTTACCGGCAAACTGGAGGAGGCATACCGTGAATACCTGATCACGGGAGGCATGCCCGAGGTTGTCAGCTCATGGGTACAAAACCACGATATCGGAGTTGTGGAATCACTGCAAAGCGAGATTCTCAGTAATTATGAGAAGGATTTCGTTAAATATGCGTCTGCATCCGAATTTCCAAAACTAACCCTTATCTGGAATGCAATCCCCGCACAGCTTGCAAAGGACAATCAGAAATTTATATTCTCTCATGTTAAGCAGGGGATGCGTGCACGTGATCTCGAGGATTCCATCCAATGGCTGATCTCAGCAGGACTTATCTATAAGGTCGAAAAGATTGAGCGCCCCTATATTCCGATTCCAACATATGGTGACAGTACCTGCTTCAAGATCTATTTCTCCGATGTCGGGCTTCTCCGCAGGATGAGCAGGTTTCCAGCGGATGTTGTTTTTGATACCTCTTCGCTGACCGCCGATATGCGGGGGATGTTAACAGAAAATTTCGTCCTGACTGAACTGATTGCAAACGGTTTCCATCGGCCGTATTTCTGGAAATCCGGTGGCATGGCCGAGGTCGACTATGTCATTCAGGAGGGCGTTGATGTCATTCCAATCGAGGTCAAATCAGCAAGAAGGACCCGTTCCAGAAGCCTTACAGAATATCGGAAGAAATACAGCCCCCGCATTGCTCTTCGGACCAGTCTGAGGAATATTGCGAGGCATTCCGATGAACATGGTGAGGTTCTGGAGATTCCGCTCTACCTTATCTGGAGGCTGAAGGCATACCTCTCCTGA
- a CDS encoding shikimate kinase, with protein MIHPPDNIILIGMPGAGKSTVGVILAKTLGMQFIDTDILIQQQSGRMLQEILDHDGPDAFRRMEEETILSLHPSNSVIATGGSVVRSRAAMEHLRSLGVVLYLEISFEEMERRIKNITTRGIVLLPGQSLRAMYLQRVPLYEEYADDIIPCSGEDLESVVSQILIRYTHPG; from the coding sequence TTGATCCACCCCCCAGACAACATCATCCTCATCGGCATGCCGGGTGCCGGGAAGAGCACCGTCGGCGTCATCCTTGCAAAGACACTCGGGATGCAGTTCATCGATACCGATATCCTGATTCAGCAGCAGAGTGGGCGGATGCTCCAGGAGATCCTTGACCATGACGGCCCTGATGCGTTCCGGCGGATGGAAGAAGAGACTATCCTCTCACTTCATCCCAGTAATTCCGTGATCGCAACCGGTGGGAGCGTCGTCCGGAGCAGGGCGGCGATGGAGCACCTGCGATCTCTTGGCGTTGTTCTGTACCTGGAGATCTCCTTTGAGGAGATGGAGAGGAGGATTAAGAACATCACGACACGGGGCATCGTCCTCCTGCCGGGCCAGAGCCTCCGTGCGATGTATCTCCAGCGGGTGCCGCTCTACGAGGAGTATGCTGATGACATAATTCCCTGTTCCGGGGAGGATCTGGAGTCTGTTGTTTCTCAGATACTGATCCGGTATACGCACCCCGGATAG
- a CDS encoding small multi-drug export protein, with protein sequence MYEYPARSAMAFIMGFVPIFEIYLAIPITMALGLDGVSAVLWSCLGNFLAIPFVIVFYDRLNRWKWWSRYLQKIADSKWSRKMRQNGSLFILIATPIIGSWAVGVVGKVIGMGKTKLLVSSGASIFAYGILIGALTQFGIDLM encoded by the coding sequence ATGTATGAGTACCCGGCACGTTCGGCAATGGCATTCATCATGGGGTTCGTTCCCATCTTTGAGATTTACCTTGCAATCCCGATTACGATGGCGCTTGGGCTTGATGGCGTCTCCGCAGTGCTCTGGTCATGCCTTGGAAACTTCCTTGCCATCCCATTTGTCATCGTCTTCTATGATAGGCTCAACAGATGGAAATGGTGGAGCAGGTACCTCCAAAAGATAGCAGATTCAAAGTGGAGCCGTAAAATGAGGCAGAACGGCAGCCTCTTCATCCTCATTGCCACCCCGATCATCGGATCATGGGCAGTCGGGGTGGTTGGCAAGGTGATAGGGATGGGGAAGACGAAGCTCCTCGTATCGTCAGGTGCCAGCATATTCGCCTATGGGATACTGATCGGAGCCCTCACACAGTTTGGGATAGATCTGATGTAG